In the Ornithinimicrobium pratense genome, AGGACGTCGACCACGCCTTCGTCGTCCCGCACTACCGCGGCCCGTCCTGGCTGACCCCGCTCGCCGCCCCGGATGGCGTCGGCCAGGTCGACGTCGATCCCGGGACGATGGCCCACCGCAGCGCGCCGCGGGTGTGGAGCCTCGGCGACGTCGCCCGCCTGCAGACCCGCCCCTCGGGCGGGGCCCTGCGGCGGCAGGTCGAGGTGCTCGCCGACAACATCCGCGCCCAGCGGCTCGGCGAGCCGCTGGGGCGCTACGACGGCTACACGATCATCCCGGTCACGACCGACCGAAGGCGGCTGCTCCTGGCCGAGTTCGACCGCTCCGGCGCCCAGCAGCAGTCGACCAGGCTGGTCGACGTCACCGTGCCCCGGCGGGCGCTGTGGGTCTTCGACCGCTACCTGGAGCCGGTGATCTACTTCCGGGCGTTGCTCAAGGGTCGGCTCGTCCCCTGAGCCGGCCAGAGGTCATACCTCGGTGTCGAGCAGCTCCTTGAGGTGCTCGTCGAGCTCGGCGAGGTAGGACTCCTCGAAACCGAAGAGCCCGAAGTGGCCGGCCACCGAGTGCAGCACCCGCAGCTCGCTGCCGGGCACCAGCGCCTGCTCCCGCTCGCAGTCCCGCGGCGGGAAGAACATGTCCTCGTCGATCGGCATCACGAAGGTCCGCGCGGTGACCCGGCCGAGGGCCGCCGACAGGTCGCCGCCGGTGTGGCGGGCCACGTCGCCGCGCTGCCACTTCCAGGCCATCGCCAGCAGCGCGTTGGGGTCCATCGCCGCGAACGTGGGCCGCAGGAACCGGTCGCGGAACTCCTCGAAGGTGTCCCAGGTGACGTCCGGCAGCTGCACGTTGCGCCAGAACTCCGAGCGCCAGAACTCAGTCGACAGCCCCATCACCGCCCAGATGTCGGCGTGCCGCCGCAGCCCGTCCGCGACGTCGGCCGGGGATGAGTAGTCGCCGCCGTTCCAGCCCGGGTCGGAGGTGATGGCGTCCATCAGGGTCTGGGTGAAGAGGAAGTCGTGCGGGGTGTTCTGCGCGGTGCCGGCGATCATCGCCGCCCGCTGCACCTTCTCGGGGAAGCGCACCGCCCACTCCCAGGTCTGCTGGGCCCCCATCGACCCGCCGACCACGAGGGCCAGCCGCTCGATGCCCAAGACCTCGCGCAGCAGCTGCTCCTGGGCGCGCACGTCGTCCCCGATCCGCACGTGGGGGAAGGCGGCCATCGCGATCTCGCCGGCGGTGTTGTGCGGGGAGGTCGACAGGCCGTTGCCGATCTGGTTGACCACGACGATGAAGTAGCTCGACGGGTCCAGCGCCCGACCCTCCCCGATGTAGGTCAGCTCCCACGCCTGGTGGGTGCCGGAGAACCAGGTGGGGATGAGGATGGCGTTGTCCCTGGCCTCGTTGAGCTCGCCGTAGGTGGCGACCGCGAGCTGCAGGTCCGGGACGACGCCGCCCTCCTCCAGCTCGAACCGGCCGAGCCCGTGCAGCTCGTAGGGCCCCTGCACCTCGGGGGTGTAGAACGGGTTCTCCAGGGTCATCTCTGTCTCCTCCTTGAGCAGGTATGCGATGTCCGGAGCTGGCCGTGCCGGCACGTGGCGGCAGGTGCCCCGACGCTCGCACCCTACGGCCTCGGCCAGCGCTCGTGCGGCCTCTCCCGCCGCCTAGTAGCCGCCCGTCAGCTCCAGCGCACCCTGGCCCGTTGCCGCCAGACCCGGTCCAGGATCCCTACGGGGTCGTCCACGGCGTCTGGCGAGGTTCGGTTCCACAGGGCGAGGTAGAGCGCAGGCGCTGACCCACGGATCGTCACGGTTTCGGAATCGGGGTCGGCAGCCACCGGGCTGTCGGGGGCGGTTCCTGGGCCGATCTCACCACCCTCACCCTCCAGCCGGGTGGTGACGACCGCGCCGTCAGCCTGCACCTCCACCGCCCAGGCCCGGTCCCCCGCAGCCGGCCTCACGCCGAAACACAGCGGCCCCGCGCCCTGGAAGCGCGACCTGCCCCGGGTGACGAAACCGGTCAGCATCTCGTCGACACCGTCCAGGGCGACCTGGGGGTCGATAAAGTCGGCGTCCTGCGGCGTGGGGAGCCGGCCCAGGCTCGCGGCGAGCGCGTCGACCGCATGGATGGTCGTCTCGTGACACTGCCTGCGCGCCCAGAACACCCGCGGCGCGGGCGCGTCCTTGAGGAAGACGTCGGCCCGGACGTCATCCGGCACCTCCCGCAGGGTGCCGATCACGGCGTCGGCGCCCTCGAGGAGCCAGGCGAC is a window encoding:
- a CDS encoding maleylpyruvate isomerase N-terminal domain-containing protein is translated as MEHRTVEEHVTGLRTAVDAFARFAARSGVDAVVPTCPTWTVRKLLAHQGMVHRWARANLLGQDCHPPSWNAEGQQAADPVAWLLEGADAVIGTLREVPDDVRADVFLKDAPAPRVFWARRQCHETTIHAVDALAASLGRLPTPQDADFIDPQVALDGVDEMLTGFVTRGRSRFQGAGPLCFGVRPAAGDRAWAVEVQADGAVVTTRLEGEGGEIGPGTAPDSPVAADPDSETVTIRGSAPALYLALWNRTSPDAVDDPVGILDRVWRQRARVRWS
- a CDS encoding alpha/beta fold hydrolase: MPARPAPDIAYLLKEETEMTLENPFYTPEVQGPYELHGLGRFELEEGGVVPDLQLAVATYGELNEARDNAILIPTWFSGTHQAWELTYIGEGRALDPSSYFIVVVNQIGNGLSTSPHNTAGEIAMAAFPHVRIGDDVRAQEQLLREVLGIERLALVVGGSMGAQQTWEWAVRFPEKVQRAAMIAGTAQNTPHDFLFTQTLMDAITSDPGWNGGDYSSPADVADGLRRHADIWAVMGLSTEFWRSEFWRNVQLPDVTWDTFEEFRDRFLRPTFAAMDPNALLAMAWKWQRGDVARHTGGDLSAALGRVTARTFVMPIDEDMFFPPRDCEREQALVPGSELRVLHSVAGHFGLFGFEESYLAELDEHLKELLDTEV